A genomic region of Oncorhynchus mykiss isolate Arlee chromosome 16, USDA_OmykA_1.1, whole genome shotgun sequence contains the following coding sequences:
- the LOC110491490 gene encoding proto-oncogene Wnt-3-like isoform X1, protein MDLYLIGYMMCVWLSSWRVLGGYPIWWSLALGQQYSSLGSQPILCGSIPGLVPKQLRFCRNYIEIMPSVAEGVKLGIQECQHQFRGRRWNCTTIKDNLAIFGPVLDKATRESAFVHAIASAGVAFAVTRSCAEGTSTMCGCDSHHKGPPGEGWKWGGCSEDAEFGVLVSREFADARENRPDARSAMNRHNNEAGRTTILDHMHLRCKCHGLSGSCEVKTCWWAQPDFRMLGDYLKDKYDSASEMVVEKHRESRGWVETLRAKYAFFKHPTERDMVYYEGSPNFCEPNQETGSFGTRDRACNLSSHGIEGCDLLCCGRGHNTRTEKRKEKCHCIFHWCCYVSCQECVRVYDVHTCK, encoded by the exons GTCCCTAGCCTTGGGGCAGCAGTACTCGTCTCTGGGCTCCCAACCCATCCTGTGTGGCTCTATCCCCGGCCTGGTGCCCAAGCAGCTGCGCTTCTGTCGCAACTACATCGAGATCATGCCCAGTGTGGCCGAGGGCGTGAAGCTGGGCATCCAAGAGTGCCAGCACCAGTTTAGGGGGCGCCGCTGGAACTGCACCACCATCAAGGACAACCTGGCCATCTTCGGGCCCGTACTGGACAAAG CCACCAGAGAGTCGGCGTTTGTCCACGCCATCGCCTCTGCGGGCGTGGCGTTTGCTGTAACGCGGTCCTGCGCTGAGGGCACGTCCACCATGTGTGGCTGTGATTCCCACCACAAGGGTCCCCCGGGGGAGGGCTGGAAGTGGGGCGGCTGCAGCGAGGACGCTGAGTTCGGGGTGCTGGTGTCCAGAGAGTTTGCCGATGCTAGAGAGAACCGGCCTGATGCACGCTCTGCTATGAACCGGCACAACAACGAGGCAGGACGCACG ACCATCCTGGACCACATGCACCTTCGCTGTAAATGCCATGGTCTGTCTGGCAGCTGCGAGGTGAAAACGTGCTGGTGGGCACAGCCCGACTTCCGCATGCTGGGTGACTACCTGAAAGACAAGTATGACAGCGCCTCGGAGATGGTGGTGGAGAAGCACCGAGAGTCGCGTGGCTGGGTGGAGACGCTGCGCGCCAAGTATGCCTTCTTCAAACACCCCACGGAGCGTGACATGGTCTACTACGAGGGCTCGCCCAACTTCTGCGAGCCCAACCAGGAGACGGGCTCGTTCGGCACCCGCGACCGTGCCTGCAACTTGTCCTCGCACGGCATCGAGGGCTGTGACCTGCTCTGCTGCGGCAGGGGCCACAACACCCGGACTGAGAAGCGAAAGGAGAAGTGCCACTGCATCTTCCACTGGTGCTGCTACGTCAGCTGCCAGGAGTGTGTGCGTGTCTACGACGTACACACATGCAAGTGA
- the LOC110491490 gene encoding proto-oncogene Wnt-3-like isoform X2, which produces MDQATTSLVPEVFLVMRAPTKWSLALGQQYSSLGSQPILCGSIPGLVPKQLRFCRNYIEIMPSVAEGVKLGIQECQHQFRGRRWNCTTIKDNLAIFGPVLDKATRESAFVHAIASAGVAFAVTRSCAEGTSTMCGCDSHHKGPPGEGWKWGGCSEDAEFGVLVSREFADARENRPDARSAMNRHNNEAGRTTILDHMHLRCKCHGLSGSCEVKTCWWAQPDFRMLGDYLKDKYDSASEMVVEKHRESRGWVETLRAKYAFFKHPTERDMVYYEGSPNFCEPNQETGSFGTRDRACNLSSHGIEGCDLLCCGRGHNTRTEKRKEKCHCIFHWCCYVSCQECVRVYDVHTCK; this is translated from the exons ATGGACCAAGCAACCACAAGTCTAGTTCCAGAAGTGTTCCTCGTGATGAGGGCTCCAACAAAATG GTCCCTAGCCTTGGGGCAGCAGTACTCGTCTCTGGGCTCCCAACCCATCCTGTGTGGCTCTATCCCCGGCCTGGTGCCCAAGCAGCTGCGCTTCTGTCGCAACTACATCGAGATCATGCCCAGTGTGGCCGAGGGCGTGAAGCTGGGCATCCAAGAGTGCCAGCACCAGTTTAGGGGGCGCCGCTGGAACTGCACCACCATCAAGGACAACCTGGCCATCTTCGGGCCCGTACTGGACAAAG CCACCAGAGAGTCGGCGTTTGTCCACGCCATCGCCTCTGCGGGCGTGGCGTTTGCTGTAACGCGGTCCTGCGCTGAGGGCACGTCCACCATGTGTGGCTGTGATTCCCACCACAAGGGTCCCCCGGGGGAGGGCTGGAAGTGGGGCGGCTGCAGCGAGGACGCTGAGTTCGGGGTGCTGGTGTCCAGAGAGTTTGCCGATGCTAGAGAGAACCGGCCTGATGCACGCTCTGCTATGAACCGGCACAACAACGAGGCAGGACGCACG ACCATCCTGGACCACATGCACCTTCGCTGTAAATGCCATGGTCTGTCTGGCAGCTGCGAGGTGAAAACGTGCTGGTGGGCACAGCCCGACTTCCGCATGCTGGGTGACTACCTGAAAGACAAGTATGACAGCGCCTCGGAGATGGTGGTGGAGAAGCACCGAGAGTCGCGTGGCTGGGTGGAGACGCTGCGCGCCAAGTATGCCTTCTTCAAACACCCCACGGAGCGTGACATGGTCTACTACGAGGGCTCGCCCAACTTCTGCGAGCCCAACCAGGAGACGGGCTCGTTCGGCACCCGCGACCGTGCCTGCAACTTGTCCTCGCACGGCATCGAGGGCTGTGACCTGCTCTGCTGCGGCAGGGGCCACAACACCCGGACTGAGAAGCGAAAGGAGAAGTGCCACTGCATCTTCCACTGGTGCTGCTACGTCAGCTGCCAGGAGTGTGTGCGTGTCTACGACGTACACACATGCAAGTGA
- the LOC110491491 gene encoding vesicle-fusing ATPase isoform X2, with translation MAAEFIQHFNSQAFSVGQQLVFSFCEKLFGLLIKDIEAMDPSILKGNAGSGKKHNIDIGLLLGNSQVVFEKAESSSLTLIGKAKTRESRQSIINPDWNFERMGIGGLDKEFSDIFRRAFASRVFPPDIVEQMGCKHVKGILLFGPPGCGKTLMARQIGKMLNAREPKVVNGPEILNKYVGESEANIRKLFADAEDEQKRLGANSGLHIIIFDEIDAICKQRGSMAGSTGVHDTVVNQLLSKIDGVEQLNNILVIGMTNRPDLIDEALLRPGRLEVKMEIGLPDEKGRVQILNIHTAKMRQFNLLGSDVDVSELAAETKNYSGAELEGLVRAAQSTAMNRHIKASATVEVDLEKAVNLQVHRDDFLASLDNDIKPAFGTNSEDYASYIMNGIIKWGDPVTAVLDDGELLVQQTKNSDRTPLVSVLLEGPPNSGKTALAAKIAEESQFPFIKICSPDKMIGHSEIAKCQAIKKIFEDAYKSQLSCVVVDDIERLLDYVPIGPRFSNLVLQALLVLLKKPPPKGRKLLIIGTTSRKDVLQEMEMLDAFSTTIHIPNISRGEQLVEALEMLGSFQEKERAAIAKAVKSQAVWIGIKKLTMVIEMAVQMDPEYRVSKFLTLLREQGALGSDKHIAI, from the exons AGCCAGGTGGTTTTCGAGAAGGCAGAGAGCTCCTCTCTTACCCTCATTG GGAAAGCGAAGACCAGAGAGTCTCGTCAGTCCATCATCAACCCAGACTGGAACTTTGAGCGCATGGGCATTGGTGGCCTGGACAAGGAGTTCTCTGATATCTTCCGTAGGGCCTTCGCCTCTCGAGTCTTTCCTCCAGACATCGTGGAGCAGATGG GCTGTAAGCACGTGAAGGGCATCCTATTGTTCGGGCCTCCTGGCTGTGGTAAGACTCTGATGGCCAGGCAGATTGGGAAGATGCTGAACGCCCGCGAGCCCAAGGTGGTCAACGGCCCTGAGATCCTCAATAAGTACGTGGGAGAGTCCGAGGCAAACATCAGGAAGCTGTTCGCCGACGCAGAGGACGAGCAgaagagg CTGGGCGCCAACAGTGGGCTGCACATCATCATCTTTGACGAGATCGACGCCATCTGTAAGCAACGTGGCAGCATGGCAGGCAGCACAGGTGTCCACGACACGGTGGTCAACCAGCTGCTCTCCAAGATAGACGGAGTAGAGCAGCTCAACAACATCCTGGTCATAG GAATGACCAACAGGCCGGACCTGATAGACGAGGCCTTGTTGAGACCAGGCAGGTTGGAAGTCAAAATGGAGATCG GTTTGCCTGATGAGAAGGGGCGTGTCCAGATCCTCAACATCCACACGGCTAAAATGCGTCAGTTCAACCTGCTGGGCAGCGACGTGGACGTCAGCGAGCTGGCCGCCGAGACCAAGAACTACAGCGGAGCCGAGCTGGAGGGGCTGGTCAGAGCTGCCCAGTCCACTGCCATGAACCGACACATCAAG GCCAGTGCCACCGTGGAGGTGGACCTGGAGAAGGCTGTGAATCTGCAGGTCCACAGAGATGACTTCCTGGCCTCGCTGGACAACGACATCAAACCT GCGTTTGGTACTAACTCTGAGGACTATGCCAGCTACATCATGAATGGCATCATAAAGTGGGGTGACCCGGTGACTGCTGTGCTGGATGATGGGGAGCTGCTGGTGCAGCAGACTAAGAACAGCGACCGCACACCGCTGGTGTCTGTGCTCCtggaag gtCCCCCCAACAGTGGAAAGACGGCCCTAGCTGCTAAGATCGCAGAGGAATCCCAGTTTCCCTTTATAAAGATCTGTTCTCCTGACAAGATGATCGGTCACTCCGAAATCGCTAAGTGCCAGGCCATCAAGAAG ATATTTGAAGATGCCTACAAGTCCCAGCTGAGCTGTGTAGTGGTGGACGACATTGAACGCTTGCTGG ACTATGTCCCGATTGGCCCTCGTTTCTCAAACCTGGTCCTTCAAGCTCTGCTGGTTCTCCTCAAGAAACCCCCTCCCAAA ggccgtaAGCTGCTGATCATTGGCACCACCAGCAGGAAGGACGTGCTGCAGGAGATGGAGATGCTGGACGCCTTCAGTACCACCATCCACATCCCCAACATCTCTAGAGGAGAGCAGCTGGTTGAAGCCCtggag ATGCTGGGGAGTTTCCAGGAGAAAGAGCGGGCAGCCATTGCCAAGGCTGTGAAGAGCCAGGCGGTGTGGATCGGCATCAAGAAGCTGACGATGGTCATCGAGATGGCAGTGCAG ATGGATCCTGAATACCGAGTTAGTAAGTTCTTGACCCTGCTGAGAGAACAGGGAGC GCTGGGTTCTGACAAGCACATAGCCATCTAA